In Bdellovibrio sp. GT3, one genomic interval encodes:
- the truA gene encoding tRNA pseudouridine(38-40) synthase TruA codes for MQTTKVKFTVAYDGTGYCGWQKQKPEDQVSVAQVIEEALCRIFNEKIVLFASGRTDAGVHALNQVCHFSTSRKIDPAKKWDLCWALNSQLPAGIVVKKAWIAPQEFHATLSATHKTYRYLLMNKPRKSAHLSRYAAWERMPIDIEHLKQSSKFLLGNQDFKSFQSVGTPVKDTIREIYKADWEWRRSGVLQFTVTGSGFLKQMVRNIVGTSLMIEKKGLSPEYMKEIIAAQDRKKAGPPAPAEGLYLMKVYYPKNLDNGCLEL; via the coding sequence ATGCAAACGACCAAAGTTAAATTCACAGTGGCATACGACGGCACAGGATACTGTGGCTGGCAAAAACAGAAACCCGAGGATCAGGTTTCTGTGGCCCAGGTTATCGAAGAAGCACTTTGCCGTATCTTCAATGAAAAGATCGTGTTGTTTGCATCCGGCAGAACCGATGCCGGGGTTCATGCCCTGAATCAGGTTTGCCACTTCTCGACCTCCCGTAAAATTGATCCGGCTAAGAAATGGGACCTGTGTTGGGCTTTGAATTCCCAGTTGCCGGCCGGAATCGTGGTAAAAAAGGCCTGGATCGCGCCCCAAGAGTTTCACGCAACTCTTTCGGCGACCCATAAAACGTACCGCTATCTATTAATGAATAAACCCCGCAAAAGTGCCCACTTGTCCCGCTACGCGGCTTGGGAAAGAATGCCGATTGATATCGAGCATCTAAAGCAAAGTTCTAAATTTCTGTTGGGAAATCAAGACTTTAAGAGCTTTCAGTCGGTCGGAACACCGGTTAAAGACACCATCCGTGAGATCTATAAAGCGGACTGGGAGTGGCGCAGATCCGGGGTTTTGCAATTTACGGTGACCGGCAGTGGATTCCTGAAACAGATGGTACGGAACATCGTGGGCACGTCCTTGATGATCGAGAAAAAAGGGCTAAGTCCTGAATATATGAAGGAAATTATCGCTGCCCAGGATCGTAAAAAGGCCGGTCCGCCAGCGCCCGCTGAGGGCCTGTACCTTATGAAGGTTTATTATCCCAAGAACCTTGACAATGGGTGCCTAGAACTTTAA
- the rplM gene encoding 50S ribosomal protein L13: MKTFNAKAEEVERKWLIVDAADQKVGRVATHVANILRGKNKAIYTPNVDTGDFVIVINTDKMELSGTKWDDKKYYRHSRFFGSMKEMTAAQAKEKDSTFIIHEAVRGMLPTNKLSRHIIMKMKTYTGAEHPHAAQKPELLTLPTKK, translated from the coding sequence ATGAAAACTTTCAATGCAAAAGCAGAAGAAGTTGAAAGAAAATGGTTGATCGTTGATGCCGCTGACCAAAAAGTTGGTCGTGTAGCTACACACGTTGCAAACATTCTTCGTGGTAAAAACAAAGCTATCTACACTCCGAACGTAGACACTGGTGACTTCGTTATCGTGATCAACACGGACAAGATGGAACTTTCTGGAACTAAATGGGATGACAAAAAATACTACCGTCACTCTCGTTTCTTCGGTTCTATGAAAGAAATGACAGCAGCTCAAGCGAAAGAGAAAGATTCAACTTTCATCATTCACGAAGCTGTTCGCGGTATGCTTCCAACAAACAAGCTATCTCGTCATATCATCATGAAAATGAAAACTTACACTGGCGCAGAGCACCCACACGCTGCTCAAAAACCAGAACTTCTAACACTTCCAACTAAGAAGTAA